The Setaria viridis chromosome 9, Setaria_viridis_v4.0, whole genome shotgun sequence sequence CCTCAGACATATGTCCTTTCAGTTATCATTTCAAGAAAGCTGCATTATTTCCTAACACACTGTACAGTGCAACACTGACAAACAGCTGCTCGAAGATAGGATGAAACAGAAACAAGGGGTGACACCACAGCTTCAGGCAAGTTGTTAAAGCAAGATGGTGATTCCACAAACAACTAATGTCATGGTGTCCTCATGCCAATCCCCTTCTCCccatttacaattttttttaacaactgAAGAATGTGAGATAGCGGCAATTGCAGGAAGTTGCTCATGTTCCATTGTCCTCTTCTAGCATCTTCAAGATCCAAAGATCTGTAAGCAAGAGCGACAAGGTACATTGCTGGATGCAATCTCCTGCAATTCCAGATTGAAAATCTGAGTTAAAGATAACATTGTGGATTCACAGCTGTACCGCACACAAAGATATCAACCAAATAAGCCAATCTTAGACAGTAAAATACTTGTAAAACTTACTTTTCAGAATGTTCATTTAAGCCATCCCACTGTCTCTGAGATGGAATTGTCCTCCCTTTCTTGTCTCTCCCATATGTCTCAATATACCACCCACCAATGTCATGCATGTAACAACGAGGCTCAAAGAGCCAATACCTGCAAAAGAGGAACTGTATAAGAGGACTCGTCGTCACCTTCTAGAATGATATTGGAAAAGTTTCTTCATACTGAGATGACTTTTGCATCAGATGTAACTGGTTGCACAGATAACTTGTTGCGTCCCTTAAAGACCAAGGCAATGCATAGTTCGGAGTACTATTGTTTTCTTTAACAAAAAAGGGATGGCGTGTTACTTTAACAAGGACAACTGCTCAGGTCCTTTAACCAGAAAGTCTAGGACCATTTGTCAATTTGCATTTACTTGATACGAAGATagacttaaaaaaaaagttgatttACGTCCATATCCCTGCCAATCACGTATGTAGCAGGACAAAACATGCTATTCCAGGATATCTTTCTATTTTGCAAGGAATATATGAAAACACACATCAAATTCTTGTTGGGCTGCATTAGATCTTCTAAGTTATCTAACCTAAAGTTTCAACTTAAGGCTTGTGCCCATACCATTGCTTCATCAACATTTCAATCATATTTGGAAAGACTAATTTTCATGGTTCAATCAATACAGAAAAAATATGTGCCTATAGAAAGGTATGAATACCTGCTAGGTGGCAACCGAGCCCTACTACATCGGCACTCACAGGGTGAAACTTTATCTCCAACTTGATACCAGTGCATGTGTTTAACCTGTGTAACATATGGATGCAGCAAACATATAACACAGTAAGAGCCCAAAGACAACCGTTCATAAGCAAATTTTGTACATGTAACAATTTGCATAGGCTAGTTGGTCCTGAAATAATAAGTGATTGGGAAATGTGTTCACATTTCATACCATCAATGTCCTGTGTTTCATAATTACGTGCGTCTTTATGCCACGGCCATCATAGACACAGCAAGACCCTTCCTCCCCAGTGGTGGCTAACCCAGTAATTGTGCCTAGGAGAAGATGCTCTTGCATTAAATCAGATGCATCCGCATTAGGAACAAGATATACATGAATGTGATCTTCCACATCCGAATTGTCAATGCAATTGCACTTTGGGCTCCTAGTTGCAGTTGCCACTACTTTCCCACATATGCGCAACTCAATATCCTTGAAGGCATCCGATGAAAGAATATCATCTTCAtgccccttttctttcttgtgGATATCAACAGGATTCATAGACGCTGGATCTTTATTCGCGTTTCTTGAAACATTTGGAGTAAACCCAGAAGCTCTAAAACCAGACTGTGTCAGCTTCTCATGACAAGCATATGACAGCTCCTTGACACTATCAGCCACACTAACAATACCAAACAGATCACGGCCAGATACAATGTGCAATAGCTCAGACGTCTCATACACAGACCTCTCTTCCGCTTCAAAGCAATCAGGAAGGACATCCATGGTCTCAACATCAGGGCCATAGTATGCAGCGTGGATTGCTGTGTACAGTTCACTTTCAAGCCTATCAAAATAACCTGAGCCGGTGGCAACCCGCTTCTTGGTAACAATGTCATCAATGGTAAGTCTATACCATTTCAGCCACTCAACAACATTGCTCTGTCTAGGTACCACAATGCCTGAGCCTGAACCACTTGGATAGACAAACTGAGACGGCCTAGGATGCATGTGCACAACTCGCCTCTGCGATCGGAGGTAGCTATCATAGTGAGCCCTTCTCTGCGAATCCGATAGGATCTGCAATACGCAAGCCTGCTAATGAGCTGCTTTTCATGATTCTGATTGCTTAACAGGTTGCAGATCAAGCAAGCTAAGCGTTAACTTGCTGACCAACAAAATTAAAGCTGGAGAAAAATTTTTCTACCAGAGTAGGAACATATAATGATCGGCTGCACCCTCAGTAGGGAAAATCACACTGCCAGTTGCCATTTCGCTCCAGAATCAATGGGTTATGGTAAAATTGGAATGCCCAGGGTTAGCGATTATAGCTTGAGAGTCAAATTTCGTTAAATACCTCGTAGGCTGCGAGGATCTGAAGGAAGCGTCgggaaccggcggcggcggcgacgtctgGGTGGGTCTCCTTCGCGAGGCGGTGGAAGGAGGCCTTGATCTCGGCGTTGGAACTGGTCTCCCCGACCCCGAGGACCTCGTAGGCGCTCTTCCCCGCGAGCTCGTCGTCCGACGGGGCTGCGgtgctcgccggccggccgcgccacgCGAGAGTAGGGAGggctgcctcgccgccgccgacgcggggGAGGAGTCGTCGCCGGAGCTCCACCACGCGAAGCGCCATTGAGTTCGCTCTTCGCTGCCGCTGCGGATTCTGTCGAGTGGGCCCGAGTGACGTAGACAACTAGACACCGAAGCGCCATTGAGTAGCTCTTCACTCGCAGAAGACGATGGCGACGCAGCTCTCTTCACGGGCCGGCCCAACATCATATTTGGGTCGGCACCAGGCCTAAGGCATTTTTCGTTATTGGGGAAATGGGAATAACCGATTATATACTAGTCTACCACTAGTTTTCTGCAATTTAGAATATGCAGAAAAAGGTCTCGTGCATACCGCATACTTGCCTAGTGGATCGTTGCGATTTGTCCACGATG is a genomic window containing:
- the LOC117836087 gene encoding uncharacterized protein, yielding MALRVVELRRRLLPRVGGGEAALPTLAWRGRPASTAAPSDDELAGKSAYEVLGVGETSSNAEIKASFHRLAKETHPDVAAAAGSRRFLQILAAYEILSDSQRRAHYDSYLRSQRRVVHMHPRPSQFVYPSGSGSGIVVPRQSNVVEWLKWYRLTIDDIVTKKRVATGSGYFDRLESELYTAIHAAYYGPDVETMDVLPDCFEAEERSVYETSELLHIVSGRDLFGIVSVADSVKELSYACHEKLTQSGFRASGFTPNVSRNANKDPASMNPVDIHKKEKGHEDDILSSDAFKDIELRICGKVVATATRSPKCNCIDNSDVEDHIHVYLVPNADASDLMQEHLLLGTITGLATTGEEGSCCVYDGRGIKTHVIMKHRTLMVKHMHWYQVGDKVSPCECRCSRARLPPSRYWLFEPRCYMHDIGGWYIETYGRDKKGRTIPSQRQWDGLNEHSEKRLHPAMYLVALAYRSLDLEDARRGQWNMSNFLQLPLSHILQLLKKIVNGEKGIGMRTP